A DNA window from Leishmania donovani BPK282A1 complete genome, chromosome 25 contains the following coding sequences:
- a CDS encoding DNA-directed RNA polymerase ii: MIIPVRCYSCGKVVGNLYEQYQRLLDQDYTEAEALDALHLDRYCCRRMILSHIDLIDDLIPYSVPVTGTMQMMGPLQMPTPHRR; this comes from the coding sequence ATGATCATCCCAGTGCGTTGCTACTCGTGCGGTAAGGTGGTTGGCAACCTCTACGAGCAGTATCAGCGGCTTTTGGATCAGGACTACACGGAGGCCGAGGCGCTGGATGCGCTGCATCTGGATCGCtactgctgccgtcgcatgATCCTCTCCCATATTGATCTGATTGACGACCTCATTCCTTATAGTGTACCTGTGACGGGCACCATGCAGATGATGGGGCCGCTGCAGATGCCcacgccgcaccgccgctga